Part of the Thermocladium sp. ECH_B genome is shown below.
TAGTAGCTAATCCGGCCTTTTCCCTATGATACTTTAACATATCATTTATGTCTATCGTCGTGAAAATATCGCCGTTGACTACGGTGAAGTCGCCATCGATGCCATGCAATTTATTTATTAATGAGACCGGCCCCGCATCGCCAAGGGGTTTATCTTCTATTATTATTGATGTATTATTCCATTTACTATTAAGGTGACGCTCTATCTTGTCGCCCATATACCTAATAGAGACAAATATCCTGGATGGATTCGACTTAATGATGGACTCCAATATCCAATCAATCACTGCCTTATTAAGAATCGGAAGAAGCGGCTTAGGCCTAGTATAGGTGAGCGGCCTTAACCTAGTTGCATAACCCCCCGCCAAAACAATAGCATCCATACAAGCTAGGATCAATAACTCCTTAATAAAATTTTCAATGAGACAGAACTTCCAAAGAGTGGGGCTTATCATTCTTTTATCATTTAAATGACCCGCGGAAAAGAGGAATCAGGGGACAAAAGCCCCTTCTAGGGATGGGTCGGATTGCTATAAACGAAAGAAATAAAGGCACTATGAGTCCTTTATTTCAGTGCTAACGCTTGAGTGGGAAAGAGGAACCGTACTAATAAAGGGCGGGAAGGTGGATTTACCATATGTGAAATTCGACGAGCGAAGCGGCGCATTTAGGACTCTTGCCATTAATTACGGGAAATTAGTGAGGTATTTGGAGTCGATGGGGGTCAAGTATGTGGATAATGTAATGGATAAGGAGCAATGCATTGTGAAGGTTAAGCGAGAGGTGAGGCTGAGAAGCTATCAGAAAACAGCGCTTGATAAGTGGCTGGCTAGGAGAGCGGGGATAATAGTGATGCCCACAGGCATGGGTAAGACCCATGTCGGCATAGCAGCCATAGCTGCATTACGAGTGAAGACCTTAGTGATAGTGCCTACAATAGAATTAATCGATCAATGGGTTAATGCTTTGGGGTATTACTTGGATGCCAGAATCGGCAAGTATTATGGAGGCGAGAAAATAGAGGGATGCATAACTGTAACTACATATGATTCTGCCTATATATCAATCGAGCGATTAGGGAATAAGTATCCATTATTGATTTTCGATGAGGCCCATCACTTGCCCAGCGAGGGTTACAGGCAAATAGCCGAATTATCCCCAGCCATGTATAGGTTGGGGCTCACCGCCACGCCGGAGAGGAGTGATGGGCTTCACCAAGATCTTTCTAGTCTGGTTGGGCCAATAGTGTATAGAGTCAGCGTGGAGGAGGCTAGGGGATTATACATAGCTGATTTCGAGACTAATTTAATTAGGGTTAACTTAAGCGATGCAGAGATGAGGCGGTACAAGGAATTAATGAGTAAGTACAGGGAATTCATTAAGAGAAGCGGGATAAGTTTCAGGAGACCCAGTGACTTTAAGGCATTAGTTAAAATGAGCGGACGAAGCAAGGCGGCTAGGGAGGCATTACGGGCTTGGCGCGAGGCT
Proteins encoded:
- a CDS encoding helicase, which produces MLTLEWERGTVLIKGGKVDLPYVKFDERSGAFRTLAINYGKLVRYLESMGVKYVDNVMDKEQCIVKVKREVRLRSYQKTALDKWLARRAGIIVMPTGMGKTHVGIAAIAALRVKTLVIVPTIELIDQWVNALGYYLDARIGKYYGGEKIEGCITVTTYDSAYISIERLGNKYPLLIFDEAHHLPSEGYRQIAELSPAMYRLGLTATPERSDGLHQDLSSLVGPIVYRVSVEEARGLYIADFETNLIRVNLSDAEMRRYKELMSKYREFIKRSGISFRRPSDFKALVKMSGRSKAAREALRAWREARRRAMTAPSKLDAVEEILRRHPNDRAIIFTELSDLSHEVSKRFLLPEVTYETPREEREAVMSMFRRGDVKAIVTGKVLEEGVDVPDVNLVIILGGTSSERQYVQRIGRALRLKPDKAKIYEVVTSGTREASRRHAST